CAAGCCTGTCATTGAACATGTCGAGTTTTGCCATCAACTCCGCCACGGTGCAGATAAGGTTGCGTCCAGAAAGAAGATGACGAACGGTAAGAAAGCGTTGTGAGCCCATCACAACTTGGCGATCGAAACCTAAGGATTTGAGCTTATTATCAACAGGGCTGCTTAACTGGCCGTCTACCGTCACCAAGGCGTGAGGTGTTTTGGTGTAATCGCTTATTGAGAGCGGAGTACTCAGCCCAGTGGATTCAGGGTCAAACAAACAGACATGTTGTTCGGTGTAGAGATCTTCCATCAATAAAACAGGATCTTCGGTTTCCACAGCACCCAGTACCACATCAACCTGATCGTTTTTCAGTGCCTCGCGGTAGTTAACCCGGTCGACAGGGCGACAACTGAGTTGGCAGTGCGGCGCCTGTTTTCGGAACACATCAAACAGCGTTGGTGCGAAAACCAACTCTGCATAGTCGGTTAAGCCGATACGAACGGGCCCTGAATATTGCGTTGGCTCAAACAAAACAGGGGTCAGTACATCGGTGGCAATCGTGTCGAGAAGGGCAGCGACAACTGGCTCTAGCTCGAAAGCTCGTGCCGTCGGTTGCATTTCATTGCCTTGACGATGGAAAAGTGGGTCATCGAGCAGTGTGCGCAGCCTAGAGAGGTTATGACTCATTGCCGATTGGCCAATTGAGAGCTTCTCGGCTGCGCGGGTCACGCTGCGGGTTTCCATTAGCGCTGCGAAGGCAACCAGAAGGTTGAGATCAACGCTGCGCCAATTAACCGGTTTCACGCGCCTGTCTCATCATCACGTCGGATATCAGCGATTGTAGGCCCACAAAAATCGACCAGATCCTGAAAACGAAGTTCTACACCTGCCATGGGTGAGCCGCTGCTAATGTTGATGTATTCGAACTCAGCAAGACTCGGGTCAAAAAATATTGGCAACATGCCAAACACCGAGATAGGCGTCACCATGCCGGGTGAATAGCCAGTAATGCTTTGCACATGCTTACTGTCAACCATAGTCATGCGCCTACACCCAAGGAGGTCGCGGACTTTTTTGGGGTCTACGGAAGCGGTACCCGGCACGCAAGCTAATGCCATTTGGCCGCCCATATCGCGTAGCAACATGGATTTGACCAACTGGTCCGGTTCGACACCGCGCTGTTTGGCTGCATCGATGATGGTCGTTGCCTCATTTTCATGGGGTAACAAGCGGTGCGCGATGCCAGCATCGCGCAAAATGGAAAGGATAGGAGTATCAATCGAAGGCATAATTAGGCATCGTCTTCCAGGCTGTATGGCAGCTCGACTTTCTGCCAAAGCACGTCAGTGTCGGCCAGTCGGAACTTACTGTCGTCATCGAGGTTGTTTGGTAGCACGACCAATGCCAGTGCCTCACCATCTTCAAAACGGTATCCAGAGAGCACGGTACCGCCAGTGCGCCAGTTTTCGCCCACGCTACGGTCGAAGGTATCACCGGCTTTCGGTACTTCTGTCGCTTCACCCTGAAGAAGGTATGCTGCACGTTTGTTGATACCTCGATATTTCGCGCGCGCAACGGTTTCCTGTCCGGTGTAACAGCCTTTCTTAAAGCTGATGGCATCCAGCGCCTGCAAGTTGATCGATTGAGGGATGAACTCGCTGATGTTGGCTTCTTCAATAGAAGGCATTGCTGCGCGAAGCTCCAGCAGTGTCCATAGTGAGCTGTCACTGAGTGTTGCACGCTCACCCAGCTCAGCAATCAGTGTGTCAGCTTCTTCCGCATCCATTGCCAGCAACCAGCGTTTGCTATCGATACGAACCGCCGTACCAGTTTGGGTTGCACGAACATCGCCTCCTCCGGTAAAGCGGGAGGCTATGGCGCTATCTGCCTTCTCGCCCGCCACACCAATCAATACTTGCTCTGATAGCGAAAAATCCACTTTGGAGAACACAGCGTACTTTTTGATTTCTGCCAGTTGCTTTTCTGCTAAAGAAGCAGGCTGTACATAGGCAATGCCATCGTTATGGTGGAATAGGCGGATGGCAGACCACACTTTGCCTTTAGCATCGCAGTGGGCGGCAAGGGTTGAGCGGGTTTGCTCAAGCGACACCAAATCACAGGTCAACTGGCCTTGGAGATAAGGAATG
The nucleotide sequence above comes from Grimontia kaedaensis. Encoded proteins:
- a CDS encoding aminoacyl-tRNA deacylase — protein: MPSIDTPILSILRDAGIAHRLLPHENEATTIIDAAKQRGVEPDQLVKSMLLRDMGGQMALACVPGTASVDPKKVRDLLGCRRMTMVDSKHVQSITGYSPGMVTPISVFGMLPIFFDPSLAEFEYINISSGSPMAGVELRFQDLVDFCGPTIADIRRDDETGA
- a CDS encoding LysR family transcriptional regulator: MKPVNWRSVDLNLLVAFAALMETRSVTRAAEKLSIGQSAMSHNLSRLRTLLDDPLFHRQGNEMQPTARAFELEPVVAALLDTIATDVLTPVLFEPTQYSGPVRIGLTDYAELVFAPTLFDVFRKQAPHCQLSCRPVDRVNYREALKNDQVDVVLGAVETEDPVLLMEDLYTEQHVCLFDPESTGLSTPLSISDYTKTPHALVTVDGQLSSPVDNKLKSLGFDRQVVMGSQRFLTVRHLLSGRNLICTVAELMAKLDMFNDRLAISTTPIDVSNFVIRQIWHKKNTTSAKNLWIRQTIDKTVRNQVQDLRAR
- the ygfZ gene encoding tRNA-modifying protein YgfZ, whose product is MTTWYQTHAFNRLPLFSDSALPALSVIALDNLSLITAVGQDTIPYLQGQLTCDLVSLEQTRSTLAAHCDAKGKVWSAIRLFHHNDGIAYVQPASLAEKQLAEIKKYAVFSKVDFSLSEQVLIGVAGEKADSAIASRFTGGGDVRATQTGTAVRIDSKRWLLAMDAEEADTLIAELGERATLSDSSLWTLLELRAAMPSIEEANISEFIPQSINLQALDAISFKKGCYTGQETVARAKYRGINKRAAYLLQGEATEVPKAGDTFDRSVGENWRTGGTVLSGYRFEDGEALALVVLPNNLDDDSKFRLADTDVLWQKVELPYSLEDDA